AACGTGAACCTGTCGGTCGTGGCCCTGCAGCTGCCGGGGTTCGCGTTGCAGGTCATGGACCTGCTCCGGGTCTGGCAGGTGCCGCCGCATGCGCTGGCGCTGGAGGTGACCGAGAGCGCGTTGATGCGCGACGTGGTCCGCGCACAGGGCGTGCTGGCCGAGCTGCACGACGAGGGCGTGCGCATCTCCATCGACGATTTCGGCACCGGCTATTCGTCGATGGCCTACCTGCAGCGACTGCCCACCGACGAGCTGAAGATCGACCGCAGTTTCGTGGTCGACGTCGCAAGCAACGACCGCGCGCGCCATCTGGTCCGCTCGATGATCGACCTCGGCCACCACCTCGGCCTGGAGGTGGTGGCCGAAGGCGTCGAGGACTCCGCCACGCTTTCCCTGCTGCGCGAGCTCGGCTGCGATTGCGCGCAGGGCTTCGTGATCGGGCGCCCTGCACCGGCCGCGGATATCGTGGCCGGTCCGCGTCCTGATCAACTCACGCTGTAGCCTGGGCACCGGTAGCGGCACCGGCAGTGCCGCCGCATCGCCTTCGGGACGACGACCGGGTCGTCCTCGCCGCTACACCGGACGGGTGCCGATTCCCTAGCCGATCGGCTCGTCCAGGATCAGCTGGCGCACGAAGCGCACCGGCGGCGCGCCCTTCGACAGCACCTCGTCGTGGTAGGCCTTGAGGTCGAAGGCGTCGCCGCGCTTTGCTTCCACCGCGCGGCGCATGTCGAAGTGTTCCTGCGCGCCGACGAAATAGGTCGGCAGCTGCGCCGAGCTCACCTGGGCGCGGATCCACTTGCCGGCGGCCTCGCTCTCCTGCTGGAAGGTGGTGCGCACCATCAACTCCATCGCCTGCTCGCGCTCCCAGCCGTCGACGTGCACGCCGATGTCGAGGATCGCGTTGGCCACCGAGCGCAGGTAGAACTTCAGCTGCACCAGCCGGAACAGCGGGTCGTGGTCGAGGTAGCCCGCCTGCGCCATCACTTCCTCGGTGTACACCGCCCAGCCTTCGGCGAACGGACCCGAGCGCAGCACCGCGCGCAGCGTGGACGGATGGCCCACCGAGTGCGCGCCCTCGAGGTAATGGCCCGGGACGCCCTCGTGGATCGACAGCAGGTGGATCATGCGGTCGTTGTATTCGCGCAGGAACGACGTCGCCTGGTCATCGCTCCAGTCGTCGGGAATCGGCGAGATCGCATAGTAGGTCTCCAGCCCCTTGTCGAGCGGGCCGGGTGAATCGCAATAGGCCACCGCCACGCCACGCTGGAATTCCGGCATCTCGATGATGCGCACCGGCGCGTCCGGCACGGTGACGAGGTCGTGTTCGCGGGTGAACGTGGTTGCCGTTTCCAGCGTTTGCCGCGCGAAGTCGAACACCGCATCGCGCGCGGGTCGTTCGGCGTAGGCCAGCTCGAGCGCCGCCTCGATGGCCGCCTGTTGCCGCGCATCGTCCGGTGTCGCCGGCAGGGCCGGGGCGCCGTCGCGGTCCTTCAGCACGTTCTGCGCGATGGCATACATCTCCTCGCGCACACGGACGATTTCTGCTTGCGCGCGCTGGCGGATCTCCTCGCGCGACAGCGAAGCGTTGAGCGAATAGCCGAGTTTCTGGTCGAACAGCGCGGCGCCGATGCGGAAGTCGCCGGCGGCATTCGGGACCAGGGTGCCGTCGATCCAGGCCTGGTGCTCGTCGACCGCGGTGCGCAGGCCGGCGACGGCGGCATCCAGGCGCGTGCGCGCCTCGCCATCCAGGCTGCCGGCGTGCGGGGTGATGAACTGGTCGACCAACGACAGCAGGCCGCGGTTCTGCCGCGACACGGTTTCCGCATGCACCTTGGGTACACGCGCCGGGTCGAGGTTCGCGCGCATCTGCGCCAACAGCGTCGGCAGCGCTTCCATGCGCGCGCTGGCGGAAGCGAGGCGCTCGGGCAGCGGCGCGAACTCGCGTGCCATCAGGTTGTAGATCGCGCCGCCGGCCAGGCCGTTGTACAGCAGCGGGTCCCAGGCCCACGACTGCAGCGTTTCCACGTTCCAGATCGTGGCCTCTAGGCGGTTGCGCAGCAGCAGCGCGTCGACCTGGTTGTCGCGCGACAGCTGGCTGGCGTCGATCGCGTCGAGTCCCGCAAGCAGCGCACGGTTCGCATCGACCACACGCTGGCGGCCTTCCTCACTCAGATCGTCGACGCGGTCGTCGTGGCGATGCTCGCCGGTGCGGGTGGCGCTGATCGGCGACTGTTCGAACCACGTGGCCAGTGCCCGGTCGGCGAGGGCGGCGAAGGCCTGGTCGGCCTCGCCCTGGGTGGCGGCCGTGGTCGCTGCAGCAGGGCTGTCCACCGTGGCGGGGCCGGTCGAAGGCTGGCAGCCGGCGAGGACGGCGAGCAGGGACAGGGCAAGCAGGCTGTGGCGCATCGAAGCACTCCGCGAAGATGGAAACGGTCAGGCAGCAAGCGTAGTCGCCACGCCCGATGTGCGCACCCTGCATTGCAGGCATGACCATCGGCCTATGCCTTTCACGCGCCGCAGTGTCGAGAATCGGGGAGGGCCGGCATGTGTCGGTGACACACCCGCATCCCCGTGATGCACGCTGGAGCACTGCCTTGAAACGACGTGACTTCATCGCCCTCGGTGGCCTTGGCGCCGCCGGTGCCCTGGTGCCGGGCTGGTTCGGCCGCGCCGTCGCCGCCGAGGTGCTGGCCACGCCGCTCGACGCCGCGATGAAGAAGCCGCTCGCCGATGCCGGCCTGCAGGCCGCACGCGATGCCGGCGCCAGTTACTGCGACGTGCGCATCGGCCGCTACCTGCGCCAGTACGTGATGACGCGCGAGGACAAGGTCGAGAACGTCGTTAACGGCGAGTCGATCGGCGCCGGCATCCGCGTCATCGTCGATGGCGCCTGGGGCTTCGCGGCCACCAACACGCTGACCACGCTGGCGGTGGCCGACGCCGCGCGGCAGGCGGCGGCAATCGCGCGCGCCAATGCGCGCCTGCAGGTCGAACCCGTGCGGCTGGCCCCGGCACCGGCGCTTGGCGAGGTGGACTGGCGCACGCCGGTCGTGCGCAACGGCATGGAAGTCCCGGTCGAGGAGAAGGTCGAGCTGCTGCTGGGCGTCAACGCCGCGGCGATGGGCGCCGGTGCCAGCTTCGTCAGCTCGCGGATGTTCGTCATCAACGAGCAGAAGTACTTCGCCTCCACCGACGGCTCCTACATCGACCAGGACGTGCACCGCATCTGGGTGCCCTTCACGGTGACCGCGATCGATAAGGCCAGTGGGAAGTTCCGCACCCGCGACGGGCTGTCGGCACCGATGGGCATGGGCTATGAATACCTCGACGGCGACCGCTCGCAGCGCTTCGAGCTGCCGGGCGGCGTGGTCGCGTATGGCCGCAGCTACGACATGCGCGAGGACGCGGTCGCCGCCGCCCGCCAGGCGCAGGAGAAGCTGCGTGCACCATCGGTGCAGCCCGGCAAGTACGACCTGGTGGTCGATCCATCCAACCTGTTCCTGACCATCCACGAGAACGTCGGCCACCCGCTGGAGCTCGACCGCGTGCTCGGCTACGAGGCCAACTACGCCGGCACCAGCTTCGCCACGCTCGACAAGCGCGGCAGCTACCGGTGGGGCAGCGACATCGTCACCCTGTTCGCCGACAAGACCCGGCCCGGCAGCCTCGGCGCGGTCGGCTACGACGATGAGGGCGTACCGACCAGACGCTGGGACCTGGTGCGCGACGGCATCCTCGTCGACTACCAGGCCACCCGCGACCAGGCGCACATCCTCGGCAAGGCGGGATCCGACGGCTGCTGCTATGCCGATTCGTGGTCGAGCGTGCAGTTCCAGCGCATGCCCAACGTCTCGCTTGCACCCGGCAAGGCGCCGCTGACGGTGGCGCAGATGATCGCCGGCGTCGAGCGCGGCCTCTACGTGCACGGCCGCGGCTCCTATTCGATCGACCAGCAGCGCTACAACTCGCAGTTCGGTGGCCAGCTGTTCTACGAGATCCGCAACGGCGAGATCACCGGCATGGTCGAGGATGCCGCCTACCAGATCCGCACGCCGGAGTTCTGGAACGCCTGTTCGGCCATCTGCGACGAGCGCGATTTCCGCCTCGGCGGCTCGTTCTTCGACGGCAAGGGGCAGCCGGGGCAGGTGTCGGCGGTGTCCCACGGCTCGGCGACCACGCGCTTCGACGGCATCAACATCATCAATACGGCGAGGAGTCTTTGAAGATCCGTGATTGGTGATTGGAGAGCGGATACGTTTCGCTCTTGCTGTTCCGAATCACGAATCACGAACTGCCGCCATCCGATCACCCGGCACCGATCATCCCGTCCCAATCGCGAATCCTCGCTCCAAAGGAGAGACTGCCTTGCAACGACGCGACTTCCTGGCCCTCGGCGGCCTTGGCATCGGCGGGCTCGTCCTGCCATCGGTGTTCGGGCGCGCGATCGCCGCCGACGAACTGCTCACCACCATCGACGTGGCCACGAAGAAGCGGCTTGCCGATTCCGCGCTGCAGGCGGCGACCGGCGCCGGCGCCAGCTACTGCGACGTGCGCATCGGCCGCTACCTGCGCCAGTTCGTGATGACCCGCGAGGACAAGGTGCAGAACGTGGTCAACACCGAATCGACCGGTGTCGGCGTGCGGGTGATCGCCAACGGCGCCTGGGGCTTCGCCGCGACCAACACGCTCACCGCTGACGGCGTGGCCGAGGCCGCGCGCCAGGCCACCGCCATCGCGCGTGCCAACGCGAAGATCCAGACCGAGCCGGTGCGCCTGGCGCCGGCGCCGTCGCTGGGCGAAGTGTCGTGGCGCACGCCGATCCGCAAGAACAGCATGGAAGTGCCGGTCAAGGAGAAGGTCGACCTGCTGCTCGGCGTCAACGCCGCGGCCATGGGTGCCGGTGCCAGCTTCGTCAATTCGATGATGTTCCTGGTCAACGAGCAGAAGTACTTCGCCTCCACCGACGGCTCCTACATCGACCAGGACGTGCACCGCATCTGGGTGCCGATGACCGTTACCGCCATCGACAAGGGCACCGGCAAGTTCCGCACCCGTGCCGGGCTGTCGTCGCCAATGGGCATGGGCTACGAATACCTCGATGGCGATGCCTCGCAGAAGTACGTCTCGCCCAACGGGGTGGTGAACTACGGCAGCTCGTACGACATGCGCGAGGACGCCATCGCCGCCGCGAAGCAGGCGCAGGAGAAGCTCACCGCGCCGTCGGTGAAGCCGGGCCGCTACGACCTCGTGCTCGATCCGTCGAACCTGTGGCTGACCATCCACGAGAACGTCGGCCATCCGCTCGAACTCGACCGCGTGCTCGGCTACGAGGCCAACTACGCCGGAACCAGCTTCGCCACGCTCGACAAGCGCGGCAACCTGCAATACGGCAGCGACATCGTCACCCTGTTCGCCGACAAGACCCAGCCGGGCAGCCTCGGCGCGGTCGCCTACGACGACGAGGGCGTGCCGACCAAGCGCTGGGACCTGGTGCGCGACGGCACCCTGGTCGATTACCAGACCATCCGCGACCAGGCGCACATCGTCGGCAAGACCGAATCCGACGGCTGCTGCTATGCCGACTCCTGGTCGAGCGTGCAGTTCCAGCGCATGGCCAACGTCTCGCTGGCGGCGGGCAAGACACCGCTGACCGTGGCCGAAATGATCAAGGACGTCGAGGACGGCATCTACATCGTCGGCGACGGCTCGTTCTCGATCGACCAGCAGCGCTACAACGCGCAGTTCGGCGGCCAGCTCTACTACGGGATCAAGAACGGCGAGATCACCGGCATGGTCGAGGACGTCGCCTACCAGATCCGCACGCCGGAGTTCTGGGGCGCGTGCGCGGCCATCTGCGACGAGCGTGACTACCGCCTCGGCGGCTCGTTCTTCGACGGCAAGGGCCAGCCGAGCCAGGTCTCGGCGGTCTCGCACGGTTCGGCGACGACCCGCTTCAACGGCATCAACATCATCAACACCGCCCGCTCGCTCGGCTGACCAGGAGACCCGCAGGAATGACCATCTATACCGAAGAGCAGGCGCGCACCATCCTCGAGAAGGTCGTCGCACTGTCCACGGCCGACGAGTGCACCGCCACCCTCAATGGCGGCGTCGACGGCAACATCCGCTTCGCGCTCAACAACGTGTCCACCAGCGGCATCGTCAGCAACGTCGAGCTCGCGGTGCAGGTCGCGTTCGGCAAGCGCGTGGGCACCGCCACCGTCAACGAGTTCGACGATGCCGCGCTGGAGCGCGTGGTGCGCCGTGCCGAGGACCTGGCCCGGCTGGCGCCGGAGAACCCGGAGTTCATGCCGGCGATCGGCAAGCAGAACTACCGCCCGAGCCCGACCTTCAGCGAATCCACCGCGGCGATCACCCCGGAGTTCCGTGCCCAGGTGGCGGCGGATTCGATCCTGCCGTGCCGGGATGCCGACCTGGTGGCCGCCGGCTTCCTGCTCGACAGCCGCAACTTCACCGCGTTCGCCAATTCCAACGGCAACTTCGGCTACCAGCAGGGAACCAACTTCAACTACACCTGCACCGTGCGCACCGCCGACGGCACCGGCTCGGGCTGGGTCGGCCGCAGCCTGAAGAACGCCAGCGACTTCGATGCCAGCCGCGACATCCGCGTCGCCATGCGCAAGGCCGCCGAATCCGCGGACGCCAAGGCGCTCGAGCCGGGCAAGTACACGGTGATCCTCGAGCCGCACGCGGCCGCCGGGCTGATCTCCTTCATGATGCGTTTCTTCGACGCGCGCACCGCCGACGAGGGCCGCAGCTTCCTTTCGAAGGCGGGCGGCGGCAACAAGCTCGGCGAGCAGATCTACGACCCGCGGGTGAACATCTCCGCCGATCCCTGGCATCCCGATGCGCCGGTGATGCCGTGGGACGAGGAAGGCCTGCCGCGCGAGGCGATGCCGATCATCCAGGACGGCAAGGTCGTCAATCTCAACTACTCGCGTTACTGGGCGCAGCAGCAGGGCAAGCGCGCCACCGGCCGGCCGGGCAACCTGATCATGGCCGGCGGCGAGGCCACCACCGCCGACCTGGTGGCCGGCACCGACCGCGGCATCCTGGTCACCCGCACCTGGTACATCCGCATGGTCGATCCGCAGACGGTGCTGCTGACCGGCCTCACCCGCGACGGCACCTTCTACATCGAGAATGGCCGCATCGTGCATCCGGTGAAGAACTTCCGCTTCAACGAATCACCGGTGATCATGTTGAACAACATCGACGAGCTCGGCCGCCCGGTGCTGGTATCCGGCGACGAGTCGAGCTTCGCGATGCTGCTGCCGCCGATGCGCCTGCGCGACTTCACCTTCAGCTCCTTGTCCGACGCGGTGTGACCTTGCACAGGGCGGCCCTCATCCGCCCCTGCGGGGCACCCCCGACCAAGGGCGTCTCGGGGGCAGGCTCTTCTCCCGCAGGCGGGAGAAGGGTCTGTTGCGCGGAACTGCGGCCGTGACGGCGCCGTTCCAGAGGGCTCGCGTGCATGCCGAAACCCTTCTCCCGTTCACGGGAGAAGGTGCCCCGCAGGGGCGGATGAGGGCGCTTTGCGCAGTTGAAGTCGCCCCATGAACCGTTCGCAGTTCCTCAAGGCCATGCTCGGCAGCGCCGCATTGCTGGCGCTGCCGACGCGCCTGCGCGCGCAGTCGGCGAGCTACGACTTCTGGTTCACCCGCCTGAAGTACGACTCCGGTGACTGGGACGTCGACGCGCGGATGCCGTCCAACGTCATCACCTCGCTGATCGACTACACCAACCTGCGCGTGGACCCCGAGGAACATGTCGTCGAGCTTGCCGACCCGAAGATGCTGTCGGCACCGTTCTGCTATCTCGCCGGGCACAAGCTGGTGGAGTTCAACCCGGCGGAGCGGCGCAATTTCGAGCGCTATGTGCGCAACGGCGGCTTCGTCTTCGTCGACGACTGCAACCACGACATCGACGGCCTGTTCGCGAAGTCGTTCGAGGCGCAGATGGCGTCGATGTTCGGCCGCGATGCATTGCGCAGGCTGCCCGGCAACCATGGCATCTACCGCAGCTTCTTCCAGTTTCCCGACGGGCCGCCGGCCACCAGCTTCGAACTCAACGGCTGGGGCGACGACCTCGTGCACGACTATCTCAAGGGCATCAGCATCGACGGCCGCCTCGGCGTGCTCTACAGCAACAAGGACTACGGTTGCGAGTGGGACTACGACTGGCGCAACAAGCGGTTCCTGGCCGAGGACAACACGAAGTTCGCGGTCAACATCGTCGTCTATGCATTGACCGCATGAGGCAGCCCGCGCGGCAGACGACCGCTCTTTCCACTTTCCGGACCCGCACATGAGCACACCGATCACCGAATCCGACCTCGACGCCTGGCGTGGCCGCCTCGACGACCTGCGTGCCGCCATCGGCCAGGCGGTGGTCGGTCAGGCCGACGTGGTCGAGCAGCTGCTGGTCGCGCTGCTGGCCGGCGGCCATGCACTGCTCGAAGGCGTGCCCGGCCTCGGCAAGACGCTGCTGGTGCGCACGCTTGGCGACGCGCTGGCACTGGACTTCCGCCGCGTGCAGTTCACCCCCGACCTGATGCCTAGCGACCTGCTCGGCACCGAGCTGCTGGAGGAGGACCACGGCACCGGCCATCGTGCGTTCCGCTTCCAGCCCGGGCCGGTGTTCACCAACCTGCTGCTGGCCGACGAGCTCAACCGCACCCCGCCCAAGACCCAGGCCGCATTGCTCGAGGCGATGGCCGAGCACACGGTGAGCTATGCAGGCACCACGCATCGACTGCCGGCGCCGTTCTTCGTGCTCGCCACGCAGAACCCGATCGAACAGGCCGGCACCTACCCGTTGCCGGAGGCGCAGCTCGACCGCTTCCTGCTGCAGATCGTGCTGGGCTATCCGGACGAGGCCGAGGAACGCGACATCCTGGTCCGCACCACCGGCAGCGCCAGGGCATCGGTGCCACAGGTGATGAGTGGCGACGACGTGCTGGCCCTGCAGGCGCTGGTGCGCGAGGTGCACGTGGGCGACGACCTGCTGGCGTGGATCGCGCGGCTGGTACGCGCGAGCCGCCCGGGCGACGGCGCGCCGCAGGCGGTGCGCGACTACGTGCGCTGGGGCGCCGGCCCGCGCGCCGGGCAGTCGCTGGTGCTGGCAGCGAAGGCACGTGCGCTGCTGCGCGGCCGGCTGGCGGCCACCCGCGAGGATGTCGTCGCACTGGCGGCGCCGGTGATGCGCCACCGCCTGCTGCTGTCGTTCGCCGCCGAAGCCGAGCAGCGCAGCACCGACGACATCGTCACCGCCTTGCTCGACCGCGTGCCGTTTCCGGGCACGCGCTGACCACCGACGTGCTTACGCTGTCGCCCGAACTGCGCGCACGCCTGCGCGGCCTGCGCATCGCGCCGCGGCGTGCGCTGGCGCGTGGCGGCATCGGCCAGCATCGTGGCCGCGAACGCGGCAGCGGCATGGAGTTCGCGCAGTACCGCGGCTACGAGCCGGGCGACGAACCGAAGGCGATCGACTGGAAGCTCTATGCGCGCAGCGACCGCCTGTTCGTGCGCGAGGCCGAGCGCGAGAGTCCGCTGACGGTGTGGCTGCTGCTCGATGCCAGCGCCTCGATGGGCCAGGTCGACGAGTCACGCCCCGGCTTCAGCCGGCTGGACGCGGCACGCCAGCTTGCGCTCGCCATCGCCGAGCTGGCGATCGGGCAGGGCGATCGCATCGGCCTGCTGGTGGTGGGCAATGACCGGGTCGAGGGCGTCGATGCGGGCAGCGGTCCGCGCCAGCGCGATCGCCAGTTGCTGATGCTCGATGGTATCCGCGCGAGCGGTGCCTGGCCCGGCAGCGACCGGCTCGCACTGGTGTGGGAACGCATCGGCCCCGATGACATGGTGGTGCTGCTCGGCGATCTGTTCGATCCCGCGTCGGTGGATCTCGCCACGCGGCTGGCCGCGGCACGCCGCGAGGTGCTGGCGATCCAGCTGCTTACCGTCGGCGAGCGTGATTTCGACTACAGCGGCGGTCGCCGCTTCGAGGATCCGGAGACCGGCGAAGTGCTGCCCGGCGATGGCGCCGCGCTGCGCGCCGGCTTCCTCGAACGCTTCGGCGCCGCGCAGGCCGCACTGGCCGCGCGCCTCGACGCAGCGGGGATCCGCCATGTGCGGCACGTGCTCGACCAACCGCTCGACGCACCGCTGCGGGCGTTGTTCGCCCCGCCGGGTCGCCGCTGATGCCGACGCTGCTGCTGCCGGCAGGCCTGCTCGCGCTGGCGGCGTTGCTGTTGCCGGTGCTGGTCCACCTGGCGCGTCGGCAGACACTGGTGCCCACGCCGTTCGCCGCCCTGCGCTGGCTACGCGCGAAGGCCAGGCCGCGCCGGCAGGTGCGGCTGGACGAATGGCCACTGCTGCTGCTGCGCCTGCTGCTGCTCACGCTGTTCGCGTTGTGGCTGGCGCAGCCGGCGCTGCAGGGCGAACCATCGATGCAACGCTGGAGCGTGGTGGCGCCGGGCGTGGATCCGGCGGCGCTACCGCCACCGGCCGAGGGCGAGCAGCGTCGCTGGTTGCTGCCGGGATGGCCGACGCTCGATGCGCCCTCATCCGATGCCGATGCTGCGGTACCGGTCGGCAGCCTGCTGCGCCAGCTCGACATGGAGCTCGACGCATCCGTCGCGCTGACCGTGTACGTGCCCGATCCGCTGGATGGCGCCGATGCGCAACGGCCGCGCCTGTCGCGCGGCGTGGACTGGCAGGTGCTGCCGGCTGCGCCACGCGATGCGGACGCTGTGGAGCCCCCGCTGCGGCTGGCGATCCGCCATGACGCGGAACACGCGGACGGCGTGCGTTACCTGCGCGCCGCCGCCATCGCGTGGTCGCCGGAAGGGGCGGTCGAGGCTGCGGATGTCGGTGGCATCGACGTGCCGGTGCCGCCGGCCACGCAGGTACTCGCGTGGCTGGTCGTCGGCGAGGTGCCGCAGGCGGTCCGTGACTTCGCAGCCCAGGGCGGCACCGTGCTGCTTGCCACCGATGCGACCTGGGCCGATGCGGCGCCGCCGGTGCCCGTGTGGCGCGACGTGGATGGCGGGTTGCTTGCGCGCGCCTCGCGGCATGGGCGGGGTCGGCTGATCCATCTCGCACGGCCGCTGCGGGCCACCGCCTGGCCGCAGATGCTCGATCCCGGTTTCGCCGGCGAGCTGCAGCGGCAGTTGCAGCCACCCGCCGCGCCGACACGCGCGCCGGCCAGCGACTACGCGCCGGTGCAGGCCGAACTGCGCTGGCCGGCATCGCTGCGCGAGCTGCGCGGTCCCTGCCTGCGCTGGGCCGGCATCGCTGCGCGAGCTGCGCGGTGGCTGGCGACGTCGCGGCGACGAGGCGCGACGCCATGACCGCCCCGGTACGCATGCGCTGGCGGCAGGCGCGCACGCACGTGGTGCTGGTACGGCTGCTCCTCGGCCTGCCATGGCTGGTTGCCGCCGCAGTGCTGGGGTGGCGGCTCGGCGGCAGTGCGGTTGCCGTGGTCGTGGCCCTGCTGGCGGGCTTCGGCCTTGTGGTCGCCGTCGTGCGCGTGCTGCGGACGATGGACCAGGCGTGGCTTGCGTCGGCGCTCGATGCGCGCCGTACCGACATGGACGACAGCGCCGCGCTGCTGTTCGCCGACCCGGCCTCCCTGCGGCCGTTGCAGCAGCTGCAGCGCGCGCGGCTGGAAGAGCGCCTGCGCGTGCAGCCGCCGCCGGACCTGCGCGCGCCGTGGCCGTGGCGCGCGCTGGCGCTGTCGTGGGGCGTAGCAGCCGGGGTGTTCGCACTGCTGGCATGGTGGCCGTTCGACGGGGTTGGTCGCGCGCCTGCAGGCAGCGCGCAAGACGCCACTGTTGCCGCCACGGCAGCGCCGCGGCTGCAAGCCTCGGTGCTGCGCATCGAGCCGCCGACGTATACCGGCCTCGACGCACAGACCGTGGCGGTACTCGATGCGAAGGCGCCTGCCGGTTCGCTGCTGACCTGGCGCCTGCGGATCGCACCGCAGCCCGCGGCGGTCGAACTCGAGTTCCTCGATGGGGAACGCCTCGCCCTGCAACGCGAGGGCGACCACTGGATCGCCACGCAGCGGCTGCAACGCTCGCGCCTGTACCGCCTGCGCATCGCCGGTGCCGCCGAGCAGCCACCGCCGCCGCTGCACCGTCTCGACGCCGTCGCCGATCGTGCGCCACAGGTACGCGTGCTGGAGCCGGAGGCTACGCTGCAGTTGCGTGTCGATGGCCAGCGCCAGTGGCGGCTGGTGTTCGAGGCCAGCGACGACCACGGGGTGGCGGCGCAGGCGCGGCTGCGGATCGTGCGCACCGAAGGCAGCGGCGAGAACCAGACCTTCCACGAGCACGTGCGAACGCTGGCCGGGCAGGGCGCGCCGCGCCTGCGCCGCTATGCCACCACGCTCGAGATCGCCGATTTCGGCCTGCAGCCTGGCGAGGACCTGGTGGCCCGGCTCGAGGTCAGCGACCTGCGCCAGCCGCAGCCGCAGGCCGGGCGCAGCGCCAGCGTGATCCTGCGCTGGCCGCCGCCCGCGCCACCGGATGTCGCCGGGCTGGAAGGACTCGCGCGGCAGGTGCTGCCGGCGTACTTCCGCAGCCAGCGGCAGATCATCATCGATGCCGAGGCATTGATTGCCGAACGCGCGCAGCTGGACACATCGCGTTTCCAACAGCGCTCCGATTCGCTCGGCGTCGACCAGCGGCTGTTGCGGCTGCGCTATGGCCAGTTCCTCGGCGAGGAATCGGAGGGCGCACCGCAGGCGCCGCCCGTCGAAGGCCACGACCGTGCGCCCCCGCCGCCGCGGCCCGCGGTGTCGCCGGGCGGCATCTTCGCGGACGGCTCCGATGCGCTGCCGCCCGCGCCGCCACCGGGGCAGCAGGGCCAGGGCCACGACCATGACACGTCGACGCCCACCCGCGCCGATGCCGACGGGGACGACCACGACCATGCCGACGGCGCACCCGCCGATGGCGTGTTCGGCCGCGCCGGCGACGTGGTGGCGGCGTTCGGCCATACCCACGACATTCCCGAGGCCGCGACCCTGCTCGATCCGAAGACCCGCGAAACCCTGCGCCGCGCGCTCGGCGAGATGTGGCAGTCGGAACTGCACCTGCGCCAGGCCGACCCGTCGGCCGCGTTGCCCTACGCCAATCGCGCGCTGGAGCTGATCAAGCAGGTGCAGGAATCCGACCGCATCTACCTGGCCCGGGTCGGTGCGCAGCTGCCGCCGATCGACGAGGGTCGACGCTTGGGCGGGGACCGCGAGGGGCTGGCCTCGCGCGGTCTGCCGTCGCTGGCTACGCCGGCCGCTGAGGCCCGACTGCACGAGGCGTGGTGGGCACTGGGCGATGCGGCGGCGGACCCGGCCCCGGTGCTCGACACGCTGCAGGCCTGGCCCGGCGGTGCGCGGCTCGACGACCCGCTGGCGCTGGTCGCCGCGATCGACGCGGTGCGCAACGATCCCGCCTGCAGCGACTGCCGCGACACCCTGCGCGGACTGCTGTGGCAGGCGATGCGCAGGCCGGCCGGCGGCATCGCGCCGCGCGTGGGCGATGACACCGGCGCACGTTACCTGCGTGCACTGCGCGACGCCGCGGAGCAGTCCGAATGATGTTGTCCACGCCTTCGCTGGCAGCCACCGCGACCGTGGCCAGCGCCATCGCCCTGCTGGCCTGCGTGCGCATCGTGCGGTGGCAGCTGCGCGCACCGGCCGGGGCGCGCGCCGCGGCTGGCGTCTGGCCCTGCTGTTGCTGGCGCAGCCGCTGTGGGCCCTGCTGCTGGTGCTGGCGGTGCATCCGCCGGCGCGCCTGCAACCCGAGGCCACGTTGACGGTGCTGACCGCCGGCGGCGAGCCGGCGCGGGTGGAGTCGGAGGCAAAGGCCGTCGCCCTGCCGGAAGCCGACGCCACCGCGGGAGTGCTGCGGGTGCCGGATCTGGCCACCGCCCTGCG
This portion of the Luteimonas yindakuii genome encodes:
- a CDS encoding TldD/PmbA family protein, which produces MTIYTEEQARTILEKVVALSTADECTATLNGGVDGNIRFALNNVSTSGIVSNVELAVQVAFGKRVGTATVNEFDDAALERVVRRAEDLARLAPENPEFMPAIGKQNYRPSPTFSESTAAITPEFRAQVAADSILPCRDADLVAAGFLLDSRNFTAFANSNGNFGYQQGTNFNYTCTVRTADGTGSGWVGRSLKNASDFDASRDIRVAMRKAAESADAKALEPGKYTVILEPHAAAGLISFMMRFFDARTADEGRSFLSKAGGGNKLGEQIYDPRVNISADPWHPDAPVMPWDEEGLPREAMPIIQDGKVVNLNYSRYWAQQQGKRATGRPGNLIMAGGEATTADLVAGTDRGILVTRTWYIRMVDPQTVLLTGLTRDGTFYIENGRIVHPVKNFRFNESPVIMLNNIDELGRPVLVSGDESSFAMLLPPMRLRDFTFSSLSDAV
- a CDS encoding DUF4159 domain-containing protein, which codes for MNRSQFLKAMLGSAALLALPTRLRAQSASYDFWFTRLKYDSGDWDVDARMPSNVITSLIDYTNLRVDPEEHVVELADPKMLSAPFCYLAGHKLVEFNPAERRNFERYVRNGGFVFVDDCNHDIDGLFAKSFEAQMASMFGRDALRRLPGNHGIYRSFFQFPDGPPATSFELNGWGDDLVHDYLKGISIDGRLGVLYSNKDYGCEWDYDWRNKRFLAEDNTKFAVNIVVYALTA
- a CDS encoding AAA family ATPase, with translation MTESDLDAWRGRLDDLRAAIGQAVVGQADVVEQLLVALLAGGHALLEGVPGLGKTLLVRTLGDALALDFRRVQFTPDLMPSDLLGTELLEEDHGTGHRAFRFQPGPVFTNLLLADELNRTPPKTQAALLEAMAEHTVSYAGTTHRLPAPFFVLATQNPIEQAGTYPLPEAQLDRFLLQIVLGYPDEAEERDILVRTTGSARASVPQVMSGDDVLALQALVREVHVGDDLLAWIARLVRASRPGDGAPQAVRDYVRWGAGPRAGQSLVLAAKARALLRGRLAATREDVVALAAPVMRHRLLLSFAAEAEQRSTDDIVTALLDRVPFPGTR
- a CDS encoding DUF58 domain-containing protein, producing the protein MTTDVLTLSPELRARLRGLRIAPRRALARGGIGQHRGRERGSGMEFAQYRGYEPGDEPKAIDWKLYARSDRLFVREAERESPLTVWLLLDASASMGQVDESRPGFSRLDAARQLALAIAELAIGQGDRIGLLVVGNDRVEGVDAGSGPRQRDRQLLMLDGIRASGAWPGSDRLALVWERIGPDDMVVLLGDLFDPASVDLATRLAAARREVLAIQLLTVGERDFDYSGGRRFEDPETGEVLPGDGAALRAGFLERFGAAQAALAARLDAAGIRHVRHVLDQPLDAPLRALFAPPGRR
- a CDS encoding BatA domain-containing protein: MPTLLLPAGLLALAALLLPVLVHLARRQTLVPTPFAALRWLRAKARPRRQVRLDEWPLLLLRLLLLTLFALWLAQPALQGEPSMQRWSVVAPGVDPAALPPPAEGEQRRWLLPGWPTLDAPSSDADAAVPVGSLLRQLDMELDASVALTVYVPDPLDGADAQRPRLSRGVDWQVLPAAPRDADAVEPPLRLAIRHDAEHADGVRYLRAAAIAWSPEGAVEAADVGGIDVPVPPATQVLAWLVVGEVPQAVRDFAAQGGTVLLATDATWADAAPPVPVWRDVDGGLLARASRHGRGRLIHLARPLRATAWPQMLDPGFAGELQRQLQPPAAPTRAPASDYAPVQAELRWPASLRELRGPCLRWAGIAARAARWLATSRRRGATP